A region of Acidobacteriota bacterium DNA encodes the following proteins:
- a CDS encoding serine/threonine-protein kinase → MFFRGQTVGKYRILSPLGSGGFGSVYLAEDTWIDKKVAIKVPHRQNIDFSELLREPRLLATLSHPNIVTVLTAEKQDDVFFIVMEYVPGDTLEAVIDRDGTLDLARALDYTCQICNAMDHAHKHGVIHRDLRPGNVLVTGQGLIKVADFGTSRFLEIAAHGTTVIGSPPYMAPEQFQGKAVFASDIYSLGVTMYQMFTGVLPYDTPMPADLDKLMRGELASPPKLKNPKLPKAISDIVMKAIAADIPSRYQRASDLLDAVLAARQPAPSPAGRRPWRPAPGAASTASDEVQDIQARLKARETVQAKFCWKCGKALAARADVCPFCSERQ, encoded by the coding sequence ATGTTCTTTCGCGGACAAACGGTCGGGAAGTACCGCATCCTCTCCCCTCTTGGCAGCGGCGGCTTTGGCAGCGTCTACCTCGCCGAAGACACCTGGATCGACAAGAAGGTGGCGATCAAGGTCCCGCATCGCCAGAACATCGACTTCAGCGAACTGCTCCGCGAACCCCGCCTGCTGGCCACGCTCAGCCATCCCAACATCGTCACGGTGCTCACGGCCGAGAAGCAAGACGATGTGTTCTTCATCGTGATGGAGTACGTGCCGGGCGACACGCTCGAGGCCGTGATCGATCGCGATGGCACGCTGGACCTCGCCCGCGCGCTCGACTACACCTGCCAGATCTGCAACGCGATGGACCACGCGCACAAGCACGGCGTCATCCATCGCGACCTGCGGCCGGGCAATGTGCTGGTGACCGGGCAGGGGCTGATCAAGGTCGCCGACTTCGGCACCTCGCGCTTCCTCGAGATCGCGGCACATGGCACGACGGTGATCGGCAGCCCGCCGTACATGGCCCCCGAGCAGTTCCAGGGCAAGGCGGTGTTTGCCTCGGACATCTACTCGCTCGGCGTGACCATGTACCAGATGTTCACCGGTGTGCTCCCGTACGACACGCCGATGCCGGCCGACCTCGACAAGTTGATGCGCGGCGAACTGGCATCGCCGCCGAAGCTGAAGAACCCGAAGCTGCCCAAGGCGATCAGCGACATCGTGATGAAGGCGATCGCCGCCGACATCCCGTCGCGCTACCAGCGCGCCTCGGACCTGCTGGATGCGGTGCTCGCGGCCCGTCAACCGGCCCCAAGCCCGGCGGGCCGGCGTCCCTGGCGGCCGGCCCCGGGTGCGGCCAGCACCGCGTCGGACGAGGTCCAGGACATCCAGGCCCGCCTCAAGGCACGCGAAACCGTGCAGGCCAAGTTCTGCTGGAAGTGCGGCAAGGCCCTGGCGGCCCGCGCCGACGTCTGTCCCTTCTGCTCCGAACGCCAGTAG
- a CDS encoding 16S rRNA (uracil(1498)-N(3))-methyltransferase, with product MRPRFYVPDLDAAAASVPVPDDEAEHLVRVLRLGIGAEVEVLDGRGGLWRAEVVEAGKRSASVRAIEPVAPAPEIGLPIDLVISVLKADKMDDVVRDAVMLGATGIRPVVSDRSEITLSTVEKSQRVARWQRIAVSSAKQCGRAVVPIVAPAQTLAGYFAQPVDAVRLVCVEPAAGGGTRPVQEIPKPAAAHVIVGPEGGWTAAELTAALASGAMAMSLGGRTLRADAAPLVALTALLTTWSEL from the coding sequence GTGCGCCCGCGTTTCTACGTGCCCGACCTCGATGCTGCCGCGGCGAGCGTGCCGGTGCCCGACGATGAGGCCGAGCATCTGGTGCGCGTGTTGAGGCTGGGGATCGGGGCCGAGGTGGAGGTGTTGGACGGCCGCGGCGGGTTGTGGCGGGCCGAAGTCGTCGAAGCGGGGAAGCGGTCGGCCTCAGTGCGCGCGATCGAACCAGTCGCGCCGGCGCCGGAGATCGGCCTGCCGATCGACTTGGTCATCAGCGTGCTCAAGGCCGACAAAATGGACGACGTTGTTCGCGACGCCGTGATGCTGGGCGCCACCGGCATTCGCCCCGTGGTGAGCGACCGCAGCGAGATCACCCTGTCGACCGTGGAGAAGAGCCAACGCGTGGCGCGGTGGCAGCGCATTGCCGTGTCGTCGGCCAAGCAGTGCGGGCGGGCAGTCGTGCCGATCGTGGCGCCCGCGCAGACGCTGGCCGGCTACTTCGCGCAGCCGGTGGACGCCGTGCGGCTGGTCTGCGTCGAGCCTGCTGCCGGCGGGGGCACACGACCCGTGCAGGAGATTCCCAAACCGGCTGCGGCGCATGTGATAGTGGGCCCAGAGGGCGGGTGGACGGCTGCCGAACTGACGGCGGCGCTAGCTTCCGGGGCGATGGCCATGTCGCTTGGCGGCCGCACGTTGCGTGCTGACGCGGCGCCCCTGGTGGCATTGACGGCCTTGTTAACGACCTGGAGTGAACTGTGA
- a CDS encoding DUF1028 domain-containing protein, whose protein sequence is MPPPVATFSILGYDPDTGEVGGAVQSRVFSLTGVLTADADAGVVATQAIVDVSYGPKGIALLKAGMKPDAIIKAIWESDPDPQPERWTKQGRQFAVIDLQGNTAVFTGPKASTWAGHKQGKFSTAQGNILAGPAVVEGMIKAFEETKGHLSLRLMAALDAGQAAGGDTRGMQAASMVIVKKGGGVWLNNDTVLRFQVDDSPDPFKELRRVVENWNAAREKGSQRPVK, encoded by the coding sequence ATGCCGCCACCGGTGGCGACGTTCTCCATTCTCGGGTATGACCCGGACACGGGCGAGGTCGGTGGTGCCGTGCAGTCGCGCGTGTTCTCGCTGACCGGCGTGCTGACCGCCGATGCCGACGCCGGCGTGGTCGCCACGCAGGCGATTGTCGATGTGAGCTACGGACCGAAAGGCATCGCGCTCTTGAAGGCCGGGATGAAGCCCGACGCCATCATCAAGGCCATCTGGGAGAGCGACCCCGATCCGCAGCCCGAACGCTGGACCAAGCAGGGCCGCCAGTTTGCCGTGATCGATCTCCAGGGCAACACCGCCGTGTTCACCGGGCCCAAGGCCAGCACGTGGGCGGGGCACAAGCAAGGCAAGTTCAGCACCGCGCAGGGCAACATCCTTGCCGGTCCAGCGGTGGTCGAGGGGATGATCAAGGCGTTCGAGGAAACCAAGGGCCACCTCTCCCTGCGGCTGATGGCGGCGCTCGATGCCGGCCAGGCCGCCGGCGGCGATACCCGCGGCATGCAGGCCGCATCGATGGTGATCGTCAAGAAGGGCGGCGGGGTGTGGCTGAACAACGACACCGTGCTCCGCTTCCAGGTGGACGACAGCCCTGATCCGTTCAAGGAGCTGCGACGAGTGGTCGAGAACTGGAACGCCGCGCGCGAGAAGGGCAGCCAGCGGCCGGTGAAGTGA
- a CDS encoding sigma factor produces MALAALKAASGERLPAVNVAHRPQVPTPVSPHPHELHRLCVDAVDRAIAHTARRFRLTSDDAAELQSELWLKITAGQGRIIRRFRAQGTLETYLTRIAHHLLLDLRNRSWGRWRPCVAARQLGASGVLFDRLVRRDGMTLDQAQCWFRTAHPASDWSGLAGLHEQLPKRPRRTFVPAELVDQHRCEPPVDLQAHAEAARDRQRTLILLKRALRSLPPTDQHLLIRRYVDDATVSALAEDGLGEARPLYRRCERLLRTVRHALERDGVTRESLDAWIGAARDHECAL; encoded by the coding sequence TTGGCGTTAGCAGCACTCAAGGCGGCATCGGGCGAGCGGCTTCCAGCGGTCAACGTGGCCCACCGGCCCCAGGTTCCGACCCCGGTCAGTCCCCATCCCCACGAGCTGCATCGCCTCTGCGTCGACGCCGTTGACCGGGCCATTGCCCACACGGCCAGGCGCTTCCGCCTGACCAGCGACGATGCCGCCGAGTTGCAGTCTGAGTTGTGGCTCAAGATCACCGCAGGACAAGGCCGAATCATCCGGCGATTCCGGGCCCAGGGCACTCTGGAAACCTATCTCACCCGCATCGCGCATCATCTCCTGCTCGACCTGCGCAACCGCTCCTGGGGACGCTGGCGGCCCTGTGTCGCCGCCCGGCAACTGGGCGCCTCCGGCGTGCTGTTCGATCGCCTGGTTCGCCGCGACGGCATGACCCTGGATCAGGCGCAATGCTGGTTTCGTACGGCTCACCCCGCCTCAGATTGGTCCGGACTCGCGGGCCTTCACGAGCAATTGCCCAAACGGCCACGACGAACATTCGTGCCCGCCGAGTTGGTCGACCAGCACCGTTGCGAGCCTCCGGTCGACCTCCAGGCGCACGCCGAAGCCGCCCGCGACCGCCAGCGCACCTTGATCCTGCTCAAGCGGGCCCTGCGGTCACTGCCCCCCACCGACCAGCACCTTCTGATCCGGCGCTATGTGGACGACGCGACCGTCTCGGCGCTGGCGGAGGACGGGCTGGGGGAAGCAAGACCGTTGTACCGGCGCTGCGAACGGTTGCTACGAACCGTCCGCCACGCACTCGAACGCGACGGCGTCACGCGCGAGTCACTCGACGCGTGGATCGGCGCGGCGCGTGACCACGAGTGTGCCCTGTGA
- a CDS encoding 50S ribosomal protein L11 methyltransferase has translation MGNRTWPALVLRASVVDDSEDMVSAVLTDYSPVAIHDLAERPLPPGGLWDPTYPPIPDPPPTPLHWNICFNDATERDQAAAAIREGLPDLAIESVDLPDDDWAARSQATLTMIHAGRFIIAPPWDLPAADVDATVIVIEPSMGFGTGHHATTRMCLRLLSDLDVSDLTVLDLGTGSGVLTMAAALSGARRAVGIDVDADAIQSAESSARMNTLPDTITFEVSDFRTSPPAAADLVLANLTGGMLTSSGAAIAVLVKRGGCLILSGFDHTEIDAVLAAFPGFTEAQRLAEDNWQALRLSRPR, from the coding sequence TTGGGTAATCGCACCTGGCCGGCGCTGGTTCTCCGGGCCAGCGTCGTGGACGACTCTGAAGACATGGTGTCCGCGGTCCTCACCGACTACTCACCGGTCGCCATCCACGATCTCGCCGAGCGGCCGTTGCCGCCGGGCGGGCTGTGGGATCCGACCTACCCGCCCATTCCCGATCCGCCCCCGACGCCGCTGCACTGGAACATCTGCTTCAACGACGCGACCGAGCGCGACCAGGCCGCCGCGGCCATTCGCGAGGGGCTGCCCGATCTCGCCATCGAATCGGTCGACCTGCCAGACGACGACTGGGCCGCCCGCTCGCAGGCCACCCTGACCATGATCCACGCCGGGCGCTTCATCATCGCGCCGCCGTGGGATCTGCCGGCCGCCGATGTCGATGCGACGGTGATCGTGATCGAGCCGTCAATGGGGTTCGGCACGGGCCATCATGCGACGACCCGCATGTGCCTGCGGCTGTTGTCTGACCTGGATGTCTCGGACCTCACGGTGCTGGATCTGGGCACCGGCTCCGGCGTGCTGACCATGGCCGCCGCGCTCAGCGGCGCGCGTCGCGCGGTCGGGATCGACGTCGACGCCGACGCGATTCAGTCGGCGGAGTCGAGCGCGCGCATGAACACGCTGCCCGACACCATCACCTTCGAGGTGTCAGACTTCCGCACCTCGCCACCCGCCGCCGCCGACCTGGTGCTCGCAAACCTCACCGGCGGGATGTTGACCTCGAGTGGTGCGGCAATTGCCGTGCTGGTGAAGCGGGGCGGATGCCTGATCCTCAGCGGCTTCGACCACACCGAGATCGATGCCGTGCTCGCGGCCTTCCCGGGGTTCACCGAAGCCCAGCGCCTGGCGGAAGACAACTGGCAGGCCCTCCGTTTGAGCCGGCCCCGCTAG
- the dnaJ gene encoding molecular chaperone DnaJ, which yields MSKRDYYEILEVSKTSTDQEIKSSYRRLALKLHPDRNPGDKRAEEQFKEAAEAYAILSDAEKRTRYDRFGHAGVGGGPQGFDPSQFSGFEDIFGGLGDIFGFGGSRRGGPQRGSDLRYDLEIKFEQAAKGVETHIQIPRQETCDSCKGSGAAPGTSPTTCPGCRGAGQVRFQQGFFTMARTCSQCRGAGKVIAKPCQTCRGTGTTEQTRKLTVKIPAGIATGQRLRLTGEGESGTQGGPTGDLYVVIFVQDHEFFQRDGNDLHCAVPLAFTTLALGGEIKVPGLDGDETVKIPESTQTGTTFRLRGKGMPDVSGRGRGDILVTVTAVTPKKLSKEQKKLLEQLAETLPEQKVKPDAREDDDRGIFGKVKDIFG from the coding sequence GTGAGCAAGCGCGACTACTACGAGATCCTCGAAGTCTCGAAGACGTCCACGGACCAGGAGATCAAGAGCTCCTACCGGCGCCTGGCGCTCAAGCTCCATCCCGACCGCAACCCCGGCGACAAGCGCGCCGAGGAGCAGTTCAAGGAAGCGGCCGAAGCCTACGCCATCCTCAGCGACGCCGAGAAGCGCACCCGCTACGACCGGTTCGGTCACGCCGGCGTCGGTGGCGGTCCGCAGGGCTTCGACCCGTCGCAGTTCTCCGGGTTCGAAGACATCTTCGGCGGCCTCGGCGACATCTTCGGGTTTGGCGGCTCACGCCGCGGCGGGCCCCAGCGCGGCTCGGACCTGCGCTACGACCTCGAGATCAAGTTCGAGCAGGCCGCCAAGGGCGTCGAAACGCACATCCAGATTCCGCGCCAGGAAACCTGCGACAGCTGCAAGGGGTCGGGCGCGGCGCCGGGCACTTCGCCCACGACCTGCCCCGGCTGCCGCGGCGCGGGCCAGGTTCGCTTTCAGCAGGGCTTCTTCACCATGGCCCGCACCTGCAGCCAGTGCCGGGGCGCCGGCAAGGTGATCGCCAAGCCGTGCCAGACCTGCCGCGGCACGGGCACGACCGAGCAGACCCGCAAGCTGACCGTGAAGATCCCGGCCGGCATTGCCACCGGGCAGCGGCTGCGCCTGACCGGCGAAGGCGAATCGGGCACGCAGGGCGGACCGACCGGCGATCTTTACGTCGTGATCTTCGTGCAGGATCACGAGTTCTTCCAGCGCGACGGCAACGATCTGCACTGCGCGGTGCCGCTCGCGTTCACGACCCTCGCGCTCGGCGGCGAAATTAAGGTACCGGGCCTCGACGGCGACGAGACCGTCAAGATTCCCGAAAGCACCCAGACCGGCACCACCTTCCGCCTGCGCGGCAAGGGCATGCCCGACGTCTCGGGCCGCGGCCGCGGCGACATTCTCGTGACCGTCACCGCTGTCACGCCGAAGAAGTTGTCGAAGGAACAGAAAAAGCTGCTCGAGCAACTCGCCGAGACGCTGCCCGAGCAGAAGGTCAAGCCCGACGCCCGCGAAGACGACGACCGCGGCATCTTCGGTAAGGTGAAGGACATTTTTGGGTAA
- the grpE gene encoding nucleotide exchange factor GrpE gives MSDETNEPQSPDSPATDAGPLDPPDAGTPAEAIKRERDDLHDRLLRKTAEFDNFRKRVDRDRKDMIEWAAADVLNDVLAIADDFDRALAADAPPEAQQYKAGLELIQRQLADLLKKRGVTVIEALGADFDPHFHQAVAYEEVAGARDGEVVDVLARGYKLGERLLRPAIVKVAKAS, from the coding sequence ATGAGCGACGAAACCAACGAGCCACAATCCCCTGACAGTCCTGCGACCGACGCTGGTCCGCTCGACCCGCCCGATGCGGGCACGCCCGCCGAAGCGATCAAGCGCGAGCGCGATGACCTGCACGACCGCCTGCTGCGCAAGACCGCGGAGTTCGACAACTTCCGCAAGCGCGTCGACCGCGACCGCAAGGACATGATCGAGTGGGCGGCCGCCGACGTCTTGAACGACGTGCTGGCGATTGCCGACGACTTCGACCGCGCGCTGGCCGCTGACGCGCCGCCCGAGGCGCAGCAATACAAGGCCGGCCTGGAACTGATCCAGCGGCAACTCGCCGACCTGCTCAAGAAGCGCGGCGTGACGGTCATTGAGGCGCTCGGCGCCGACTTCGATCCGCACTTCCACCAGGCCGTGGCGTACGAGGAAGTGGCCGGCGCTCGCGACGGCGAAGTGGTTGACGTGCTGGCCAGGGGTTACAAGCTCGGGGAACGCTTGCTGCGCCCAGCCATCGTGAAGGTCGCGAAAGCATCGTGA